A single window of Lathamus discolor isolate bLatDis1 chromosome 20, bLatDis1.hap1, whole genome shotgun sequence DNA harbors:
- the ARHGAP27 gene encoding rho GTPase-activating protein 27 isoform X2: MEAAVPAEEALVLVEYGFEYRAKDGTLVSIKPNERYVLLKRTNHHWWHVKRSGDARPFYIPAQYVKELPPIATPAPQGYSGMDPTTLIPQPAPAFEYRFIGAPETEEPERGCSVPRRDSVPRRDSPPVLSSFRAPPGLRPDPPDPVRPSHSLDDLARVTPAPRGAPTTGSHRGPPGHARPLSKSRSETLCAPGSDRDVAGRRPGPGHAAQAQPEPEEPPAPIYLNLQELQEAAAAGSAPEEPISSSSDWETHTDTDTGHLFYYNPVTGEATWDCPFGQAGDGVSPTASPARSLACGPRRSDWEQLLDGGSGQAFFYNWVTGETSWDPPDTGGAQDMHPGGTRYGATEQRPPTPETDYPNLSPDELESYPKYCSPVGSYDQETALCASPRSPEELGSAPSWFGRSHPEGSIFCPEHLASDTGPWGRPARASSNSSLDSGVLTVPPASGPREEKLKSLEKAGVLNRTRTVDRGKRIRKNWSSSWTVLEGGILTFFKDSKHSAAGALQRHPSTLTTPEHTLELRGATLAWARRDKSSKKHVLELRTREGSEFLIQHDSDGIIAAWHKAIADSIRRLSTDLSGDEDAESGAEFGSREKLGGGEEKRAVMGNTSGESDSSRVRNKLRKFLQRRPTLQSLRERGYIKDQVFGCSLQALCERERGTVPRFVLQCIQTVERRGLDIDGLYRVSGNLATIQKLRYKVEHDEQLDLDDGRWEDIHVVTGALKLFLRELPEPLVPFSHFEQFIAAIKMQDPARRGWCIRELVSSLPPAHHDTMKVLFHHLCRVIEYKEENRMSVQSIAIVFGPTLLRPASEEGNMAMHMVFQNQVVEHILNQYSYIFPDG, translated from the exons ATGGAGGCGGCGGTGCCCGCAGAGGAGGCGCTGGTGCTGGTGGAATACGGCTTCGAGTACCGAGCCAAGGACGGGACCTTGGTCTCCATCAAGCCAAACGAGCGCTACGTCCTGCTGAAGAGAACCAACCACCACTGGTGGCACGTCAAGAGGAGCGGGGACGCGCGGCCCTTCTACATCCCTGCCCAGTACGTGAAGGAGCTGCCCCCCATCGCCACCCCAGCCCCGCAGGGATACAGCGGGATGGATCCGACCACGCTCATCCCGCAGCCAGCACCAGCCTTCGAGTACCGGTTCATCGGTGCCCCCGAAACGGAAGAGCCAGAAAGGGGCTGCTCCGTGCCCAGGAGGGACTCGGTGCCCCGGAGGGATTCGCCGCCGGTTCTCAGCTCTTTTCGGGCCCCCCCAGGCCTCAGACCCGACCCCCCGGATCCCGTTCGCCCCTCGCACTCCCTGGATGACCTGGCCCGGGTGACCCCGGCGCCGCGCGGTGCCCCCACCACGGGCTCACACAGGGGCCCCCCCGGACACGCTCGTCCCCTCAGCAAGAGCCGCTCCGAGACCCTCTGTGCCCCCGGCAGCGACCGGGACGTGGCCGGGAGGAGGCCGGGCCCCGGCCACGCAGCTCAG GCACAGCCGGAGCCAGAGGAGCCGCCTGCTCCCATCTACCTCAAcctccaggagctgcaggaagcagccGCCGCCGGCTCGGCCCCGGAGGAGCCCATCAGCTCCAGTTCGGACTGGGAAACGCACACGGACACGGACACGGGACACTTGTTTTACTATAACCCCGTGACGGGCGAGGCCACGTGGGATTGTCCCTTtgggcaggcaggagatggAGTGAGTCCCACGGCCTCTCCCGCCCGCTCGCTGGCGTGCGGCCCGCGGCGTTCCGACTGGGAGCAGCTCCTGGATGGAGGCAGCGGACAGGCTTTTTTCTATAATTGGGTGACAGGTGAGACGTCGTGGGACCCCCCCGACACCGGAGGAGCACAGGACATGCACCCCGGGGGGACACGGTACGGAGCCACGGAGCAGAGG CCACCCACTCCAGAAACGGATTATCCCAACCTGTCTCCAGATGAGCTGGAGAGTTATCCCAAGTACTGCTCGCCAGTGGGCTCCTATGATCAGGAGACAGCTCTCTGCGCGTCCCCAAGGAGCCCCGAGGAGCTGGGCTCAGCCCCAAGCTGGTTTGGGCGCAGCCACCCTGAGGGGAGCATATTCTGCCCCGAGCACCTCGCCTCTGACACG GGGCCCTGGGGCCGCCCAGCCCGCGCCAGCAGCAACTCCAGCCTGGACAGCGGGGTCCTCACCGTGCCGCCGGCATCGGGACCCAGGGAGGAGAAG TTGAAGAGCCTCGAAAAAGCCGGGGTGCTCAACAGGACCAGGACAGTGGACAGGGGGAAGCGGATCCG gaAGAACTGGAGCTCCTCCTGGACTGTGCTGGAGGGCGGGATCCTCACCTTCTTCAAGGACTCCAAGCACTCGGCTGCTGGCGCCTTG CAGCGGCACCCCAGCACCCTGACCACCCCCGAGCACACCCTGGAGCTGCGCGGGGCCACCCTGGCCTGGGCCCGCAGGGACAAGTCCAGCAAGAAGCACGTCCTGGAG CTGAGGACACGGGAGGGCTCCGAGTTCCTCATCCAGCACGACTCGGATGGGATCATCGCTGCCTGGCACAAGGCAATCGCCGACAGCATCAGGAGGCTG AGCACCGACCTCTCTGGAGACGAGGATGCTGAGAGCGGGGCTGAGTTCGGCTCCCGGGAGAAGCTGGGAGGTGGTGAGGAGAAGAGGGCAG TGATGGGCAACACCAGCGGTGAGAGCGACTCCAGCAGAGTCCGGAACAAGCTCCGCAAGTTCCTGCAGAGGCGGCCGACGCTGCAGTCCCTGCGCGAGAGGGGCTACATCAaag ACCAGGTCTTCGGCTGCTCCCTGCAGGCGCTGTGTGAGCGGGAGAGGGGCACGGTGCCACGCTTCGTCCTGCAGTGCATCCAGACCGTGGAGAGGAGAG GTCTGGATATCGATGGGCTGTACCGGGTCAGCGGCAACCTGGCCACCATCCAGAAACTGCGCTACAAAGTGGAGCATG ACGAGCAGCTGGACCTGGATGACGGGCGCTGGGAGGACATCCACGTGGTCACTGGCGCGCTGAAGCTCTTCCTCCGCGAGCTGCCTGAGCCGCTCGTCCCCTTCAGCCACTTCGAGCAGTTCATCGCTGCCATCA AGATGCAGGACCCGGCACGGCGGGGCTGGTGCATCCGTGAGCTGGTGTCCTCCCTCCCGCCCGCGCACCACGACACCATGAAGGTCCTGTTCCACCACCTCTGCAG GGTTATCGAGTACAAGGAGGAGAACCGCATGTCAGTGCAGAGCATCGCCATTGTCTTCGGCCCCACGCTGCTGCGCCCAGCCAGCGAGGAGGGCAACATGGCCATGCACATGGTCTTCCAGAACCAGGTGGTGGAGCACATCCTCAACCAGTACAGCTACATCTTCCCCGATGGCTAG
- the ARHGAP27 gene encoding rho GTPase-activating protein 27 isoform X3, with protein sequence MAGFSIGCIPSTASSQRDPGSVTFGFTKGDARVTAPPNPAGSAPRPRSEVPLPPLNPSRKRGGRPAQHRRHRCERSLPVPSAMGDQGLGAQQRAQSRERMGQAQPEPEEPPAPIYLNLQELQEAAAAGSAPEEPISSSSDWETHTDTDTGHLFYYNPVTGEATWDCPFGQAGDGVSPTASPARSLACGPRRSDWEQLLDGGSGQAFFYNWVTGETSWDPPDTGGAQDMHPGGTRYGATEQRPPTPETDYPNLSPDELESYPKYCSPVGSYDQETALCASPRSPEELGSAPSWFGRSHPEGSIFCPEHLASDTGPWGRPARASSNSSLDSGVLTVPPASGPREEKLKSLEKAGVLNRTRTVDRGKRIRKNWSSSWTVLEGGILTFFKDSKHSAAGALQRHPSTLTTPEHTLELRGATLAWARRDKSSKKHVLELRTREGSEFLIQHDSDGIIAAWHKAIADSIRRLSTDLSGDEDAESGAEFGSREKLGGGEEKRAVMGNTSGESDSSRVRNKLRKFLQRRPTLQSLRERGYIKDQVFGCSLQALCERERGTVPRFVLQCIQTVERRGLDIDGLYRVSGNLATIQKLRYKVEHDEQLDLDDGRWEDIHVVTGALKLFLRELPEPLVPFSHFEQFIAAIKMQDPARRGWCIRELVSSLPPAHHDTMKVLFHHLCRVIEYKEENRMSVQSIAIVFGPTLLRPASEEGNMAMHMVFQNQVVEHILNQYSYIFPDG encoded by the exons ATGGCGGGATTTAGCATCggctgcatccccagcacagcatcaTCCCAGCGCGATCCCGGCTCCGTCACATTTGGCTTCACTAAGGGTGACGCAAGGGTGACAGCACCCCCAAACCCTGCCGGTTCTGCCCCAAGGCCCCGCTCAGAGGTGCCTCTTCCGCCCCTGAACCCGAGCAGGAAGCGCGGCGGGCGCCCGGCCCAGCACAGGCGCCATCGGTGCGAGCGGAGCCTCCCGGTGCCCTCCGCAATGGGTGATCAGGGGCTGGGGGCCCAGCAGCGGGCCCAGAGCAGGGAGCGGATGGGGCAG GCACAGCCGGAGCCAGAGGAGCCGCCTGCTCCCATCTACCTCAAcctccaggagctgcaggaagcagccGCCGCCGGCTCGGCCCCGGAGGAGCCCATCAGCTCCAGTTCGGACTGGGAAACGCACACGGACACGGACACGGGACACTTGTTTTACTATAACCCCGTGACGGGCGAGGCCACGTGGGATTGTCCCTTtgggcaggcaggagatggAGTGAGTCCCACGGCCTCTCCCGCCCGCTCGCTGGCGTGCGGCCCGCGGCGTTCCGACTGGGAGCAGCTCCTGGATGGAGGCAGCGGACAGGCTTTTTTCTATAATTGGGTGACAGGTGAGACGTCGTGGGACCCCCCCGACACCGGAGGAGCACAGGACATGCACCCCGGGGGGACACGGTACGGAGCCACGGAGCAGAGG CCACCCACTCCAGAAACGGATTATCCCAACCTGTCTCCAGATGAGCTGGAGAGTTATCCCAAGTACTGCTCGCCAGTGGGCTCCTATGATCAGGAGACAGCTCTCTGCGCGTCCCCAAGGAGCCCCGAGGAGCTGGGCTCAGCCCCAAGCTGGTTTGGGCGCAGCCACCCTGAGGGGAGCATATTCTGCCCCGAGCACCTCGCCTCTGACACG GGGCCCTGGGGCCGCCCAGCCCGCGCCAGCAGCAACTCCAGCCTGGACAGCGGGGTCCTCACCGTGCCGCCGGCATCGGGACCCAGGGAGGAGAAG TTGAAGAGCCTCGAAAAAGCCGGGGTGCTCAACAGGACCAGGACAGTGGACAGGGGGAAGCGGATCCG gaAGAACTGGAGCTCCTCCTGGACTGTGCTGGAGGGCGGGATCCTCACCTTCTTCAAGGACTCCAAGCACTCGGCTGCTGGCGCCTTG CAGCGGCACCCCAGCACCCTGACCACCCCCGAGCACACCCTGGAGCTGCGCGGGGCCACCCTGGCCTGGGCCCGCAGGGACAAGTCCAGCAAGAAGCACGTCCTGGAG CTGAGGACACGGGAGGGCTCCGAGTTCCTCATCCAGCACGACTCGGATGGGATCATCGCTGCCTGGCACAAGGCAATCGCCGACAGCATCAGGAGGCTG AGCACCGACCTCTCTGGAGACGAGGATGCTGAGAGCGGGGCTGAGTTCGGCTCCCGGGAGAAGCTGGGAGGTGGTGAGGAGAAGAGGGCAG TGATGGGCAACACCAGCGGTGAGAGCGACTCCAGCAGAGTCCGGAACAAGCTCCGCAAGTTCCTGCAGAGGCGGCCGACGCTGCAGTCCCTGCGCGAGAGGGGCTACATCAaag ACCAGGTCTTCGGCTGCTCCCTGCAGGCGCTGTGTGAGCGGGAGAGGGGCACGGTGCCACGCTTCGTCCTGCAGTGCATCCAGACCGTGGAGAGGAGAG GTCTGGATATCGATGGGCTGTACCGGGTCAGCGGCAACCTGGCCACCATCCAGAAACTGCGCTACAAAGTGGAGCATG ACGAGCAGCTGGACCTGGATGACGGGCGCTGGGAGGACATCCACGTGGTCACTGGCGCGCTGAAGCTCTTCCTCCGCGAGCTGCCTGAGCCGCTCGTCCCCTTCAGCCACTTCGAGCAGTTCATCGCTGCCATCA AGATGCAGGACCCGGCACGGCGGGGCTGGTGCATCCGTGAGCTGGTGTCCTCCCTCCCGCCCGCGCACCACGACACCATGAAGGTCCTGTTCCACCACCTCTGCAG GGTTATCGAGTACAAGGAGGAGAACCGCATGTCAGTGCAGAGCATCGCCATTGTCTTCGGCCCCACGCTGCTGCGCCCAGCCAGCGAGGAGGGCAACATGGCCATGCACATGGTCTTCCAGAACCAGGTGGTGGAGCACATCCTCAACCAGTACAGCTACATCTTCCCCGATGGCTAG
- the ARHGAP27 gene encoding rho GTPase-activating protein 27 isoform X1: MEAAVPAEEALVLVEYGFEYRAKDGTLVSIKPNERYVLLKRTNHHWWHVKRSGDARPFYIPAQYVKELPPIATPAPQGYSGMDPTTLIPQPAPAFEYRFIGAPETEEPERGCSVPRRDSVPRRDSPPVLSSFRAPPGLRPDPPDPVRPSHSLDDLARVTPAPRGAPTTGSHRGPPGHARPLSKSRSETLCAPGSDRDVAGRRPGPGHAAQAQPEPEEPPAPIYLNLQELQEAAAAGSAPEEPISSSSDWETHTDTDTGHLFYYNPVTGEATWDCPFGQAGDGVSPTASPARSLACGPRRSDWEQLLDGGSGQAFFYNWVTGETSWDPPDTGGAQDMHPGGTRYGATEQRPPTPETDYPNLSPDELESYPKYCSPVGSYDQETALCASPRSPEELGSAPSWFGRSHPEGSIFCPEHLASDTGPWGRPARASSNSSLDSGVLTVPPASGPREEKLKSLEKAGVLNRTRTVDRGKRIRKNWSSSWTVLEGGILTFFKDSKHSAAGALRHPSTLTTPEHTLELRGATLAWARRDKSSKKHVLELRTREGSEFLIQHDSDGIIAAWHKAIADSIRRLSTDLSGDEDAESGAEFGSREKLGGGEEKRAVMGNTSGESDSSRVRNKLRKFLQRRPTLQSLRERGYIKDQVFGCSLQALCERERGTVPRFVLQCIQTVERRGLDIDGLYRVSGNLATIQKLRYKVEHDEQLDLDDGRWEDIHVVTGALKLFLRELPEPLVPFSHFEQFIAAIKMQDPARRGWCIRELVSSLPPAHHDTMKVLFHHLCRVIEYKEENRMSVQSIAIVFGPTLLRPASEEGNMAMHMVFQNQVVEHILNQYSYIFPDG, encoded by the exons ATGGAGGCGGCGGTGCCCGCAGAGGAGGCGCTGGTGCTGGTGGAATACGGCTTCGAGTACCGAGCCAAGGACGGGACCTTGGTCTCCATCAAGCCAAACGAGCGCTACGTCCTGCTGAAGAGAACCAACCACCACTGGTGGCACGTCAAGAGGAGCGGGGACGCGCGGCCCTTCTACATCCCTGCCCAGTACGTGAAGGAGCTGCCCCCCATCGCCACCCCAGCCCCGCAGGGATACAGCGGGATGGATCCGACCACGCTCATCCCGCAGCCAGCACCAGCCTTCGAGTACCGGTTCATCGGTGCCCCCGAAACGGAAGAGCCAGAAAGGGGCTGCTCCGTGCCCAGGAGGGACTCGGTGCCCCGGAGGGATTCGCCGCCGGTTCTCAGCTCTTTTCGGGCCCCCCCAGGCCTCAGACCCGACCCCCCGGATCCCGTTCGCCCCTCGCACTCCCTGGATGACCTGGCCCGGGTGACCCCGGCGCCGCGCGGTGCCCCCACCACGGGCTCACACAGGGGCCCCCCCGGACACGCTCGTCCCCTCAGCAAGAGCCGCTCCGAGACCCTCTGTGCCCCCGGCAGCGACCGGGACGTGGCCGGGAGGAGGCCGGGCCCCGGCCACGCAGCTCAG GCACAGCCGGAGCCAGAGGAGCCGCCTGCTCCCATCTACCTCAAcctccaggagctgcaggaagcagccGCCGCCGGCTCGGCCCCGGAGGAGCCCATCAGCTCCAGTTCGGACTGGGAAACGCACACGGACACGGACACGGGACACTTGTTTTACTATAACCCCGTGACGGGCGAGGCCACGTGGGATTGTCCCTTtgggcaggcaggagatggAGTGAGTCCCACGGCCTCTCCCGCCCGCTCGCTGGCGTGCGGCCCGCGGCGTTCCGACTGGGAGCAGCTCCTGGATGGAGGCAGCGGACAGGCTTTTTTCTATAATTGGGTGACAGGTGAGACGTCGTGGGACCCCCCCGACACCGGAGGAGCACAGGACATGCACCCCGGGGGGACACGGTACGGAGCCACGGAGCAGAGG CCACCCACTCCAGAAACGGATTATCCCAACCTGTCTCCAGATGAGCTGGAGAGTTATCCCAAGTACTGCTCGCCAGTGGGCTCCTATGATCAGGAGACAGCTCTCTGCGCGTCCCCAAGGAGCCCCGAGGAGCTGGGCTCAGCCCCAAGCTGGTTTGGGCGCAGCCACCCTGAGGGGAGCATATTCTGCCCCGAGCACCTCGCCTCTGACACG GGGCCCTGGGGCCGCCCAGCCCGCGCCAGCAGCAACTCCAGCCTGGACAGCGGGGTCCTCACCGTGCCGCCGGCATCGGGACCCAGGGAGGAGAAG TTGAAGAGCCTCGAAAAAGCCGGGGTGCTCAACAGGACCAGGACAGTGGACAGGGGGAAGCGGATCCG gaAGAACTGGAGCTCCTCCTGGACTGTGCTGGAGGGCGGGATCCTCACCTTCTTCAAGGACTCCAAGCACTCGGCTGCTGGCGCCTTG CGGCACCCCAGCACCCTGACCACCCCCGAGCACACCCTGGAGCTGCGCGGGGCCACCCTGGCCTGGGCCCGCAGGGACAAGTCCAGCAAGAAGCACGTCCTGGAG CTGAGGACACGGGAGGGCTCCGAGTTCCTCATCCAGCACGACTCGGATGGGATCATCGCTGCCTGGCACAAGGCAATCGCCGACAGCATCAGGAGGCTG AGCACCGACCTCTCTGGAGACGAGGATGCTGAGAGCGGGGCTGAGTTCGGCTCCCGGGAGAAGCTGGGAGGTGGTGAGGAGAAGAGGGCAG TGATGGGCAACACCAGCGGTGAGAGCGACTCCAGCAGAGTCCGGAACAAGCTCCGCAAGTTCCTGCAGAGGCGGCCGACGCTGCAGTCCCTGCGCGAGAGGGGCTACATCAaag ACCAGGTCTTCGGCTGCTCCCTGCAGGCGCTGTGTGAGCGGGAGAGGGGCACGGTGCCACGCTTCGTCCTGCAGTGCATCCAGACCGTGGAGAGGAGAG GTCTGGATATCGATGGGCTGTACCGGGTCAGCGGCAACCTGGCCACCATCCAGAAACTGCGCTACAAAGTGGAGCATG ACGAGCAGCTGGACCTGGATGACGGGCGCTGGGAGGACATCCACGTGGTCACTGGCGCGCTGAAGCTCTTCCTCCGCGAGCTGCCTGAGCCGCTCGTCCCCTTCAGCCACTTCGAGCAGTTCATCGCTGCCATCA AGATGCAGGACCCGGCACGGCGGGGCTGGTGCATCCGTGAGCTGGTGTCCTCCCTCCCGCCCGCGCACCACGACACCATGAAGGTCCTGTTCCACCACCTCTGCAG GGTTATCGAGTACAAGGAGGAGAACCGCATGTCAGTGCAGAGCATCGCCATTGTCTTCGGCCCCACGCTGCTGCGCCCAGCCAGCGAGGAGGGCAACATGGCCATGCACATGGTCTTCCAGAACCAGGTGGTGGAGCACATCCTCAACCAGTACAGCTACATCTTCCCCGATGGCTAG
- the ARHGAP27 gene encoding rho GTPase-activating protein 27 isoform X4, producing MPAQPEPEEPPAPIYLNLQELQEAAAAGSAPEEPISSSSDWETHTDTDTGHLFYYNPVTGEATWDCPFGQAGDGVSPTASPARSLACGPRRSDWEQLLDGGSGQAFFYNWVTGETSWDPPDTGGAQDMHPGGTRYGATEQRPPTPETDYPNLSPDELESYPKYCSPVGSYDQETALCASPRSPEELGSAPSWFGRSHPEGSIFCPEHLASDTGPWGRPARASSNSSLDSGVLTVPPASGPREEKLKSLEKAGVLNRTRTVDRGKRIRKNWSSSWTVLEGGILTFFKDSKHSAAGALQRHPSTLTTPEHTLELRGATLAWARRDKSSKKHVLELRTREGSEFLIQHDSDGIIAAWHKAIADSIRRLSTDLSGDEDAESGAEFGSREKLGGGEEKRAVMGNTSGESDSSRVRNKLRKFLQRRPTLQSLRERGYIKDQVFGCSLQALCERERGTVPRFVLQCIQTVERRGLDIDGLYRVSGNLATIQKLRYKVEHDEQLDLDDGRWEDIHVVTGALKLFLRELPEPLVPFSHFEQFIAAIKMQDPARRGWCIRELVSSLPPAHHDTMKVLFHHLCRVIEYKEENRMSVQSIAIVFGPTLLRPASEEGNMAMHMVFQNQVVEHILNQYSYIFPDG from the exons ATGCCA GCACAGCCGGAGCCAGAGGAGCCGCCTGCTCCCATCTACCTCAAcctccaggagctgcaggaagcagccGCCGCCGGCTCGGCCCCGGAGGAGCCCATCAGCTCCAGTTCGGACTGGGAAACGCACACGGACACGGACACGGGACACTTGTTTTACTATAACCCCGTGACGGGCGAGGCCACGTGGGATTGTCCCTTtgggcaggcaggagatggAGTGAGTCCCACGGCCTCTCCCGCCCGCTCGCTGGCGTGCGGCCCGCGGCGTTCCGACTGGGAGCAGCTCCTGGATGGAGGCAGCGGACAGGCTTTTTTCTATAATTGGGTGACAGGTGAGACGTCGTGGGACCCCCCCGACACCGGAGGAGCACAGGACATGCACCCCGGGGGGACACGGTACGGAGCCACGGAGCAGAGG CCACCCACTCCAGAAACGGATTATCCCAACCTGTCTCCAGATGAGCTGGAGAGTTATCCCAAGTACTGCTCGCCAGTGGGCTCCTATGATCAGGAGACAGCTCTCTGCGCGTCCCCAAGGAGCCCCGAGGAGCTGGGCTCAGCCCCAAGCTGGTTTGGGCGCAGCCACCCTGAGGGGAGCATATTCTGCCCCGAGCACCTCGCCTCTGACACG GGGCCCTGGGGCCGCCCAGCCCGCGCCAGCAGCAACTCCAGCCTGGACAGCGGGGTCCTCACCGTGCCGCCGGCATCGGGACCCAGGGAGGAGAAG TTGAAGAGCCTCGAAAAAGCCGGGGTGCTCAACAGGACCAGGACAGTGGACAGGGGGAAGCGGATCCG gaAGAACTGGAGCTCCTCCTGGACTGTGCTGGAGGGCGGGATCCTCACCTTCTTCAAGGACTCCAAGCACTCGGCTGCTGGCGCCTTG CAGCGGCACCCCAGCACCCTGACCACCCCCGAGCACACCCTGGAGCTGCGCGGGGCCACCCTGGCCTGGGCCCGCAGGGACAAGTCCAGCAAGAAGCACGTCCTGGAG CTGAGGACACGGGAGGGCTCCGAGTTCCTCATCCAGCACGACTCGGATGGGATCATCGCTGCCTGGCACAAGGCAATCGCCGACAGCATCAGGAGGCTG AGCACCGACCTCTCTGGAGACGAGGATGCTGAGAGCGGGGCTGAGTTCGGCTCCCGGGAGAAGCTGGGAGGTGGTGAGGAGAAGAGGGCAG TGATGGGCAACACCAGCGGTGAGAGCGACTCCAGCAGAGTCCGGAACAAGCTCCGCAAGTTCCTGCAGAGGCGGCCGACGCTGCAGTCCCTGCGCGAGAGGGGCTACATCAaag ACCAGGTCTTCGGCTGCTCCCTGCAGGCGCTGTGTGAGCGGGAGAGGGGCACGGTGCCACGCTTCGTCCTGCAGTGCATCCAGACCGTGGAGAGGAGAG GTCTGGATATCGATGGGCTGTACCGGGTCAGCGGCAACCTGGCCACCATCCAGAAACTGCGCTACAAAGTGGAGCATG ACGAGCAGCTGGACCTGGATGACGGGCGCTGGGAGGACATCCACGTGGTCACTGGCGCGCTGAAGCTCTTCCTCCGCGAGCTGCCTGAGCCGCTCGTCCCCTTCAGCCACTTCGAGCAGTTCATCGCTGCCATCA AGATGCAGGACCCGGCACGGCGGGGCTGGTGCATCCGTGAGCTGGTGTCCTCCCTCCCGCCCGCGCACCACGACACCATGAAGGTCCTGTTCCACCACCTCTGCAG GGTTATCGAGTACAAGGAGGAGAACCGCATGTCAGTGCAGAGCATCGCCATTGTCTTCGGCCCCACGCTGCTGCGCCCAGCCAGCGAGGAGGGCAACATGGCCATGCACATGGTCTTCCAGAACCAGGTGGTGGAGCACATCCTCAACCAGTACAGCTACATCTTCCCCGATGGCTAG